ttaattcattatttagtttattccacaaattaacaccactgacagataaacagaaacttTTCCAAGTAGTTCGAAAACTGGGAGTCTTAATTTGGTAATGTCTTGGTAATGTCATTAGCGTGCAcgcatttggtcataaaccaaactaTTGACCAAGGTGAAAAGTAAAGTGATCAGCCAAGTTTTTGCAATTAACCCTGAGGGGGAAGTGAATGTCAATCATAgcaatctaatctaatcttttgactgaaaaccacaaatgtccACCTCATAGTGGCGCTATAGAgaaaaagtcaggagatcaccaaagtcattaggccACATCATTTGGGCACCATAATATCTGAAACAAATTTCATGGTACAGAATAGCAGGCTTTTAACTTAAGACACAAGTGCAAATGTGCAATGTCCTGTACAGGACATGCACCAAAGACAACTGCCAGACTAGGCAAGGATATACAGAGGTCAAATAATCCTGATGGCTCCAGGACAGATTTTCTCTTTATCTGATGAAGAGCCAGTTCAGTAAGCTTGAACCATTGCACTACTACAATTAAGAAGAACTTTTAAATTGAATATGCAAATAACTGTGCTAAGAGtcctttgggaaacactggagtGTGAACATTAAAgcttaaaatgtaaaaggaaacTCAGGAGTAATTGTCTCCAAAAATATCAAAGATCAAAACAAGTTAAGAATTTTCGGCTGCTCGAAAAGGCTTTGTGCCGCAGGGCTTTTTGTCAAACTGAAAGGTCACTAATGTTCTTCAGATGAGTGGCATCAGGTGATTTATACACTTGTCTCCACATCTCTGAAATGGCTgttgaaaacaacaacatttgatACATTTGGCTGCAGAGCAGTCAATGACCAGATGTAAAAGCACAGCAGAGTCTAGCTTTAAGATCAAGCAGTGACTTTAAAACTGACATATCAGACACATTACTCAtttggaaaaggaaagaaacaatAACTATCAATGTCATGCTTTAATTATGGTCATGGAAATTTTAAGGTAattagtcctgcatttaaaatcccTGTTTAAGTAGATAAGTATCATCAGAAAAAAATgcttaaaataactaaaacttCGCCTGTTAAATTTCTCAATTGTTAATAATGAATTGTTAAAAACATATAAAGTAAGCagctttttattgttgttgctggtCAAGGTGGAGCTTATCTACTTTACTTTACTCAATCAGGTAGTTTAGACCAGTGGTTTCCATCCTGCGGATCGGGTCCCTCCAAAGTGTCACAAGATTAATCTGAGCTGTACAGTTAAATCCAGTTTGACAAGTACAAGCTATTTCCTTGAACAAATGTTCCTGAAgtacatatttaaaagcaagaagaagttttttttctttttttcttttttctttaccttttcttttttacaacaCTTTATTGAAGAACATGTACAAAGCAAGTTTTAACTGTTAGCTGCTGCCCAAGTATAATGTTAAActatttttgaaatgtaaagtTTAGTAGAAATTCTTTGCATAATGCTTAAGTAGATAAAGTATTTTctcaaaatgaaattaaaatgaataaattgattAAAGCTAATATAAGAGGTTGAGTGACCAGTGaattttgccattttattttaaactattAATTGTTCATCGACTAACCAATTattcaactaattgtttcagctctagttaCATTAGAATTTTCCCCACAATTGCAACAGATGCCCACTTTGAGCAGAGTgcttgtaatattatttacagagacccaacaattcccaccatgagcaagcacttggcaacaAAGGAAAAACTtctttttaagaggcagaaacctcgagcagaacaattgctcagggtgggcggccatctgcctcgaccggttgaggacgagggagagagagattgaaTGGCCTTGATTCATTATCTTGTTATGTCATATTGAAATGTAAACTTCTTTATTTTGCTGcaaactgctttggcaacattatttaactgaaacattcatgccaataaagcacattgaacttgaacttgaacttgagagaaagagagactacACAGCatacagaaaatgaataatggtactgTTGATTATAGTACTAATAATTTCGCCGGCTAGCGAACCAGGACAACAATAGCAATGCTACTATGCAAGCAATCCCGGTGTGAGGGGTTTTATGCAGAGAATGtgggatatatggatgcttcGAAACTCAACATTgaaactgacaaagaaacaactcctagcGCATTGTTCTAACATGGGAGAGTGGctccagcagattccaggtacaACATCAgaagtctctgtccagaagaatgcagtcctaggaacagctaagatactgcgcagaaccctcaaactcccaggcctgtGGTAGAGGACCcaagcttgaggatgacacataccaacCCAGGAGggatatatatctatatataccCCACAGTTCAAACCAGCCTCAAATATCTCAAAAGCAGAGCTTGtcacaacaaaaatacacaatcaCCATCCAATCAACAATTTCAAAAAATTGACTGCTAATATTATGGAACCCCAAAGTGATCAACATTACATAAATAGAGACATTTATGAAATAATCAATATGGATATATAAagtgtaaaatataataaataaatcaaatattatatgaaataaaagtgtTGCTGGGAAAAATGCCATtaaaaaaatgtggaaaagggcatttttaattaaaaatgatatACTTAAATGAGGTACACAGTAGcttatttatcatttatgttatcatttatcatttttaagtAAGCAGGTGTCACATTAGTGTATTTTAACTGCTTAATTAAGTTTTAATGTACTGGTTTTGATAGTGGGCTGTTACTTTATATAGGTAAAAGGGTATATGTTTTTGATTGTATTGTGTCGTTTTATGTTTGTAGGCTACTGTCGGACTTGCTTTCCTGCTGCCTTTCTTGGCCAGGGGTGccttgaaaaataaattttatttcaatGGGTCTTTCCCcctggttaaaaaaataatactatcATAAGGTTgtataatgaaaagaaagtttATAGTCCTTCATGcaacacacataaaacagattattaattaaaatatggtaacatgtaaaataagtaaaataaaataaaacaatgtatatAGTCATTTATATATGCACACCCAGAACATTCTTCatgataatataaaatatattttatcacAGAAAAAGTatgacattttggaaacagTATCTATTTTGAGAGTGTTTGAGTACCAAGCATTCTCCATGTAAACACCATAGACTCATCTTGCCATcttgacaaataaatgaaccCCAGTTAAAAAGGAATGATAAAGCAACATTACATTAAAGTTTAATACTTTTAAAGGCATCTCGTAATGTATTGATTTGacgttatttatttatattatcattaatttatgtaataatataaaacttGAATGAAAGGAGCTACACGGGACCTCCGCCTCGGAGTCACGTGATCTCAGAAAGCGGAAGTCCGTGAGTGTTAAACACTAATGTTTGGTGGGGCTGTGCACATATCTAACCTAGTTGTTAAACTGTCCTAGCCGAGCAAACGGGAAAGGTGAGAGTTGAAATACAAGCGAAAGCAGGAGCACCACCTGGCACGACAACATTAACCTAACTAGGTACAGTAAACTCTCTTTATATTTCGTTATATTTAACGTTATGTTGCTAAGAAGATTTAGCCGAGTTAGTCGTGTAACGTTAGTGTAACAGAAGCAATAAGATAATGTAACGAATAGCCACAGTATAAATGGGAAGCTAACACTTAGCTAGCAGTTGGTAGTTACTGTTTGCTTTAACTCCTATAACACACATCAGcatgttcatgttcatgttcatgCTAGCTTTTCAGAATCGCTAAAATGTAAACTTAAGAGGTTCAAACAGACAGATGCTCGTAATGTTTCATCGAAACGCTCAACCGTTTAATACTTTTACTCAACTCGGACCTTAACTGCTTTATCATTATTGTTCTTTATCAAGCCAGCAAACATTGTACCGCAGTGATTGTTTAACATCTAGCTCCATGGAAGATGAACTCGTTATGTAATGGATagctttaaattacattttggcTGCCACTGATGACTAGAAAAACACCTCCAGCCAGTCAGTAATGAGCACACTGCGCAAGGCTGCACAACCAGTCCTTAATTATGTATTTACTCTGTAGTAAACTGGTAGCTGGCGTTAGACCTTGAAAAGAGAGTAATATGATCTCTGTTCCTACACTTTTTGTACAATGTGAAGTGAATTGTTTTCTGATTTATGTTGCAAGGAGACCATTACAGTGAATCTAAACTGGTCTAAACATGAAGTAAAGGAACCGTTTATGGTGGTTTCAGTATgtctaagataataaaaaacaattggTCTTATTTGGACAAACAGAGCCATCTGTAATGTAGGGTGGCGATATCGCAGTGGAtaacacacatgcctttggtgtgagagacccaggtttgaTTCCACACTGTGACatatctaccaatgtgtccctgagcaagacacttaacccctagttgttccagaggcacgcgacctctgacatatatagcaattgtaagtcgctttggataaaagtgtcagctaaatgagtaaaaatTTAATGTTTCGTCAAAACTTAAattcatctgtttgtttttagtaGAGACTTGACCAACTGcttaatttttcacattttgcgCCTTCTAACGTAGAACAGAAACCGGGTAAGGACTACAACTAACAAGGTATTTCGTATATTGATTCTGCAGATTTATTGAATAAggttgattatatttttatttgttttgtctcttgTCCAGTGTCTGCTGCCATAATGTTGTCTGAAGGAGGCTCTTTCATGAAGGGGGTGGTCATGGGAGGTCTCTTCTGCTTGGTGCTGTCACTCCTGGGTAGTTTCAGCCCTGACAGGGAGCTCAGGGCAGAggaccatcatcatcatcacgtCAAGGCCCCGGATAACAATGAGCTGAAGCACCTCTCTGACAGTCAGGTGCAGGAGTTGACTAATCAAGTCCGGGTCTCTTGCGTCATCATGGTCCAGCCCAAGGTCCTTTTATACTGGGCCACTGCCATCGACACCTGGAGCAAACACTGTGACAAGGCCGTGTTTTATACCTCTGAGAGCTCTAAGGCGCTTGAGGCGATAGACCTGAATGAAAAAGATGACTGGGCAAGGTTACGTAAAGCTCTGAAGCATGCTTATGAGAATGCCGGTGACCTGCGCTGGTTCTTTGTGGCACAGCCCACCACGTTTGCCATCATCGAAAACCTCAAATACCTGGTGCTCACAAAGGATCCCAGCGAGCCCTTCTACCTGGGCAACGCTTTGAAGTCAGGCGAGCTTGAGTATGTGGCGTACGATAGTGGCATTGTTCTAAGCTATGAAGCCCTGAGAAGGCTTGTGAATGTGTTCCAGGATGAAGGCAAATGTCCTGAAAGAGGACGTGCCCTGTGGAAGCTGAGCGAGGACAAGCAGCTGGCAGTGTGTCTCAAATATACCGGTGTCTTTGCAGAAAATGGAGAAGATTCACATGGAAAGAGCGTGTTTAACAGTAAGAGCGTAGACGGCCTGATAACAGACAGCATGAGGGACAACCCCACTAATGTATTGGAGGGCTGTTGCTCCAACATGGCAGTCACATTCAACGGGATGTCACCGAATCAAATGCAGGTTATGATGTTTGGAGTTTACAGACTTCGTCCTTTCGGCCACGATTTTCATGACTCGTTAGTATTTTACCCTCCTGAAGGTTCAGACAATGACTAGAGACTCATAACTTCAAGCTGAATGtggcattttaaatgttttgcttcTATGATGGCAAACCTAACTTTGGGGAGATGGTTTTCTTATGCTGTTTGTAAAACTGGATTCTTTGTGGGAGTAACACTTTTATGTATATTTGTACCTTTTGCACTTGGCACAATCAGCGCCCCATTCCTTTGTGTTGTAGGTAATCAGAGCCGATGGGTGTGCTCTTCTTTTGATTGAAGATCGCCGGGAAATTAAGACAGACAAGATTCTCTGGAAGTTTTCGTTATTGTAATATTATGTATCttgtatgtttgtctttttgtagtCTTAAACCTGTGTTAGGTGATGCTGTTTTCTGGAAATGTCAAGTTCTTGAAATTATTTAACTGTTCAAAGCTCTCGACCATCTTAACCAcatacaacttttttttcctgatcTCTGAGAATACATCACCCAACTGATTTAAAGATTGTATAATTATTGAGTCAAACATACAATGTACAGCTCGGCTCCAAATGAAGTGCATCTCCACATATGAAGAATTGGCCTTCACAGCTGAATGGAAAATAATATACCTCAATGTTGTTTTATGggtatattaaataaataagtatatttcttttgaaaactgaggaaaaaaaaaactcaaaaagaAGAACATAGTCAGTGTAAACTGATtgtaaccttcatgaaggtaatTAGTTTTGCAGGGCTGTTATTTTTAGCTAGGTgaactaaagctgatgatacacggggcaactttttgagcaatgttgctggccaatcttgctagtggcaagtccgactatgttacGGATAACGGCGGTACGGGGCGGAGtagtgggggaaggggattacggtagtattCTTTATTCATTACCATTGACgacaacgttgccctgcacgattgctctaaaagttgctctgtgtatcatcagctttaataAATTGGCAACTGAATGTAAATTCAACACCTTGAATTTCACCAGGTTTTATCTGAGAGCACAGTGTCGAGTTTTTTTCACTGAGGAGCTGAACAACAGGTCTGACAGTTATAAACCTATGCCAACCTGCCACTCCTTTGTTCATTATTTGAATATCGACACACATCCTGTACTGTTGAATAAACTGGTTACTCCGCATCATACTACATGAAAACCAGGTAATAAAGTTTATCAAAATATTAAAGGTGTAAGGCAAgatctttcttttatttgtgcATAATGGCAACTGATTCAAAGCCTCCAGCAGGTTAGTCCATAGGTGTAAACTGTTGATTGGCAGGTCATGCCTTGCTGTCAAGAGCTCCACACTTTCTGGGTGGTGGGGGGGACAGGTGCAGGGGTAGTGCGGGGGAGAGCGTTGCAGGGGTTGATGTCATCACTTATACGTCTTCATGTGCCACAATCCATCATTCAGATAATGAACGTTTTCAATTCCAATTCCCTTGTTGACTTTTTCTCTGTCAAAAGACAAAGACGGATCAGGCATCAAAGAGTAGCAGAACAGAAAtgtatgtttctgtaaaaaGTGGAAGAGGTGGAAAAAAATCTTACATGTTTTCCGCAGACATCTTCATAACACCAACACAAAGTGCATGCTGTTTTCCCTCTGCCATTATGGCCTGTATCAACATGTTAAAGACAAACTCGTAGGCAAGTGATTCAAAATGTGGAAAGAGACTAAAATTTTAATATACTTTTTCATAATATTTAACTCTATGGCATAGGACAGTTTCACTAACATATCGTGTGGAAATCACCTTCCATGTGCAGCACCGTGTATAAAAGGATACAACTACCGTGTCAGCTCCAGCTGGGTACAGTTTAGCGCCTGGTGACGTCAGCCCGGGACACATGATGTTTGCTCCGCTGAGGACAAATTTTATGGCCCCTTTGTCTACTTGCTGGTGTGGAAGAATGAAAGGAtctatttaaaagaaaagggaATTTCTTATCAGTGTGAGGAAATCCAAACGCATCATCAAGCAGTTGGCAATGGGAGATCTTACATTTATGCAACAGTCTGAGGGTTGGATAGAATggtccttctctctgtctgaaGAAGAGCAGTTCTCCATTCACTGTCAGGATTTCAATGTGTTCATGGCTGTGGGAGGaacaatatacatataaaaactgaagaagaaaagcaaCTATACTGAAAACAGATTGCATGAGAGAACCTTGCTGAGAAACATGAAATGATAAGTCGTACCATCTCACTATTTTGACAGGGTCCTTTTTTGGCATTATGTGATTGAGCCATGACTCGATGTCGGGAAACTGTTCCAACAGCTGATTTTTGATCCCTTTAATCACAGATGTTTTCAGCTGTATACAGTTCGACACATTTTCCTTCTCATCaaatctgaaacagaaaacagaacatGCTTTTTATATGGTAACTtagatcttttatttatttatttttacaacaaAGTGTAATTCTATTcagggctgaacaatttgggAAACATATCTAATTGCGAATTTTTTGATCAATATTGCAATTGCGATATGATTAGCGATACTGGGGGTAATGATCAGTTTTACATCTTTCTCACTTTCATTAaacattaacatattaaaatgaattgtttaccaaacaaagatgttttcttaagtctcgagaatatgatgtgtaggcaaCGACATCTCcgcaatatttaatttaaaaattatattttgacaCATCACTTTAAACAAAAATTGCGCCCCCAAATTGCAATATTGATAAAATTTTGAATAATTGTTTAGACCTAATTCTATTTTAGTACTTTTAAATTTCAtcaaaagcgctttgagtggtcgaaaagactagaaaggcgctatacaagtacggaacACTTACACTCACTCACTTAAATTGACAGGTAAGTGAATGGATACACTATGGCCTTAAATATATTAAACTCACAGTACTTATTCCACAATGGAGCACAGTTTTTTTCACAATGTGGTAAATATTGGCAGTAAACATAGTTGGTTTATCCagaatgggtttttttttaaaaaccaataTCAATGAATACCCACAATTTGCAAATATATTGAAAAGAGAATCAAATTTCAGTCTCAGAGGTGACAGCATGCTGTCATTTATTTCCATCAAAAACATGGATACATAAGTATATATGTTAAACAATTAGGCACCTTTTACATGTCTTTCGGGCAATCCTATGaatttttgtgtaaatataatCAAAGAAATTTCAATAACGTTACACCCTGAAAAGGAAGATAAACCTTTGTAGACAAAACAAGGTGCCTATTGATATTGGGATAATAAATTCAAATACATGTTTCTAATTTTCAGTGAAGTGAAAAAATGCTAAGCTAGTGTGAGATGTGCCTGGATGTTCCCAATTGTCTAAAGATACTGAGATTAAATTTTTGGATTTAAGGCATAAGCGTCTTGTTTGGAAACGTGAATGAATTATCTTTAACGTTGGATCACACAGCACTGATACATATATATACGGCCACAGGCCTGATTTAAGCTATAGTAACAGAGGATCTCACAAGATATCATAACTCGTGTCTGCTTGTCTCATTCAATGAACGTACAACAAACTCGGAACACACGATTGCTAATCAGTTAGCGTTAGCCACCTAGCTGTAGTTAGCTACCGTGACAACATGGAAATAGTCAGCAACGTACTTTTTGAACATCCTCGATGGTCACTGTGACAGCGTTCCTCAGTTGTGACAAAGCTTGTACTTACTGTGCTAGATCGGATATAGTAAACCcagtaaataacaaaatataagtAATCTATCAAGTACTGCACGTCTGTTTCGCAGGGGAGGGCCAGTGGTATAGGCGTTGCGTCATTTTACGACAGTTGTTTACGTTACATGGCAGATAGTCGAATTTGGTTTTGATAAGAGCTTCCGTCCTCTCCTGTGGCTTTGATGTCCGCTTCGAGCTTCAAATAACCTTTTTATATCTATCATTTTGTGttaacaaatatataataaatatagtatatatattatatatatagtatGCGTCCTTATGTCACGACTTGAGGGACAGCGAGTGACTCAGCAAACTGTTCGCTGCATTGCATGTTAAATTTTGTTCATTCTTGTTTGTAGTTTACATTCTATCTGAATTTGttacttttgttgttgtaaCTTAATTGCTAAACTGAATTATCATGATTGCAGTCATTCATTCTTTGTGTTATATTCAAATGTAAACTTGTGATTTTGCTGcaaactgctttggcaacattgtttaagtTAAACAtgcatgccaataaagcacatcgaactgaactaaactgaattTATATAGATGTGGAGAGTAAAAGCAACAGTAATGTCAGTAGTAGGAgtactgggggctgtgacccccaaactggatTCCAGGTACAACATCTGAAaactctgtccagaagagtgcagtcctttgaacagctaagatactgcgcagaaccctcaaactcccaggacGCTGGTGGAGGACCCCAGCTTGaagatgacacataccaccccaaAACatgtgagagggggattttttttttttttaaagatataaaTATAGATTGAAGAATTATTGTGAGCCAGTTCAGTTGTGATGAAGAAGTTATAAGAAGAAATGCCAACActaaatctgaaggataacatttcccttttatgtttctgtcttccccctagtgcctgtaggtttttCCTGTTAGgtcatctttagctggccttaaccaaaaacaacaaatctatctgatgtttagactccaatgctacatcatattggaatctattacTAACCATGAGTTATACTCTGTAGtataatctgtggagccagtaagttcttgtaaacattcttgtaagactcaaccttgtaagattcccagaggcaccaatatctgctagcctgacgcctgagctactgtctttACCTCAATTCAACAAGAAGGTGCCCCTCTAAAGTGCAGAATCATGGAGGTCAATGAACTTGAAAGCAAGACAATTTGTTTGTAACTATCTGTATACACTATGACGTACCTCggagtgcacatggacaataaactggacaaaAATATTCAAGCCCTCTTTAGGAAGGGCCAGAGCTGTCTCTTTAACCTCTGCTGGacaatgctgaggatgttttatgagtctgttgTGGtcagtgctatcctgtttgctgttgcatgctggggaaGCAGGTTGAGGGTAGAGAacgctaacagactcaacacACTGATCTGGAAGGCCAGTAACATTGTGCGTGTGAAGCTGGACTCTCTGTAGGTGGTTTCAGAGAGGATGATGCTGTCTaagctacatgtcatcttggacaatgtgtCCCATCCACTCCATGATGTACTGTTCAAACACAAGAGCACTTTCAGTGATAGACCCATCCCTCCTAGATGCACCACAGAgcaccacaggaagtcattccgtcctgtggccatcaaactcttTAACTCTCAGAGTGTCAAACTCTTAATCAGTAACAATATCTGACAAATGTTTCTCTGTTCTAAATACTCAATGTGCAATTTTATGTGCTTCAATATCTTGCTTACTCTGTCCTAATATTGTAGTATTTAAGGATATCCATTCCACATCAAC
This portion of the Micropterus dolomieu isolate WLL.071019.BEF.003 ecotype Adirondacks linkage group LG19, ASM2129224v1, whole genome shotgun sequence genome encodes:
- the c1galt1c1 gene encoding C1GALT1-specific chaperone 1, whose protein sequence is MLSEGGSFMKGVVMGGLFCLVLSLLGSFSPDRELRAEDHHHHHVKAPDNNELKHLSDSQVQELTNQVRVSCVIMVQPKVLLYWATAIDTWSKHCDKAVFYTSESSKALEAIDLNEKDDWARLRKALKHAYENAGDLRWFFVAQPTTFAIIENLKYLVLTKDPSEPFYLGNALKSGELEYVAYDSGIVLSYEALRRLVNVFQDEGKCPERGRALWKLSEDKQLAVCLKYTGVFAENGEDSHGKSVFNSKSVDGLITDSMRDNPTNVLEGCCSNMAVTFNGMSPNQMQVMMFGVYRLRPFGHDFHDSLVFYPPEGSDND
- the mcts1 gene encoding malignant T-cell-amplified sequence 1, which encodes MFKKFDEKENVSNCIQLKTSVIKGIKNQLLEQFPDIESWLNHIMPKKDPVKIVRCHEHIEILTVNGELLFFRQREGPFYPTLRLLHKYPFILPHQQVDKGAIKFVLSGANIMCPGLTSPGAKLYPAGADTVVAIMAEGKQHALCVGVMKMSAENIEKVNKGIGIENVHYLNDGLWHMKTYK